The Diaphorobacter ruginosibacter genome contains a region encoding:
- a CDS encoding TonB-dependent receptor domain-containing protein, which yields MTTQSVVLARAAVLPLALAAAFPSFSQTLLAQAATESTLRETVVTATRVEQPLSDLVADVSIIDSETIRNSGAVGVVDVLARVPGIQFTRNGGPGNTSSVYVRGGENRFTAVYLDGVRIDSQSTGGVVWEQLPLSQIDRIEVLRGPAAAVYGSDAVSGVIQLFTKKGEGKPAPYVGVGVGSRGTRTAEAGVSGSSGAIDYSVGVAHEGSDGFNIRPAATFNPDDDGYKRNSGNARVGWTFAPGQRLQASVLASNLNSQYDAGLKADDRNHHQLRTADLLWDAKWNDSYSTRLQVNQSNSKYSTTPNFYMTETTVRSYLFQNEYRLGVHRFTASLERREDELHNPATEFVGDLKRERSQNALALGYGMNSGAHTLQANLRRDNDSEFGGKSTGSLSYGYAINNEWRVTAAGGTSFRAPTLYQRFSEYGDASLNPETGRNVEIGTRWTRGSSSAGIVAYRNRVRNLIVYGAPGTCPSAFGCYQSVGRAEYEGVTLSAAHKLGPVSLNGSIDFQNPHDLDTGRQLARRSKRYAKLSADTAVAGWNVGAEMNAASRRYDTASGSNMLGGYTTFNLYANTSIGRDFTLLARLDNLTDKNYELARGYATPGRAFYVGLKWAPQ from the coding sequence ATGACAACTCAATCTGTTGTGCTGGCCCGTGCTGCGGTGCTGCCCTTGGCGCTGGCCGCTGCGTTCCCCTCGTTTTCCCAGACGCTGCTCGCTCAGGCTGCCACCGAGTCCACCTTGCGCGAAACCGTGGTGACCGCCACGCGCGTGGAGCAACCCCTGTCCGACCTGGTCGCCGACGTGTCGATCATCGACTCCGAGACCATCCGCAACAGCGGTGCCGTGGGCGTCGTGGACGTTCTGGCGCGCGTTCCGGGCATCCAGTTCACGCGCAATGGCGGGCCGGGCAACACCAGCAGCGTCTATGTGCGCGGCGGCGAGAACCGGTTCACCGCCGTATACCTTGACGGCGTGCGCATCGACTCGCAGTCGACCGGAGGCGTGGTGTGGGAGCAGCTTCCGCTTTCGCAGATTGACCGCATCGAGGTGCTGCGCGGCCCTGCCGCGGCGGTCTATGGCTCGGACGCCGTGTCGGGCGTGATCCAGCTGTTCACCAAGAAGGGCGAGGGCAAGCCAGCCCCCTACGTCGGCGTGGGCGTGGGCTCGCGCGGCACGCGCACGGCCGAGGCCGGCGTGAGCGGCAGCTCTGGTGCCATCGACTACTCGGTCGGCGTAGCGCATGAGGGCAGCGACGGCTTCAATATCCGGCCCGCGGCAACGTTCAACCCGGACGACGACGGCTACAAGCGCAATTCCGGCAATGCCCGCGTGGGCTGGACGTTCGCGCCCGGCCAGCGCCTGCAGGCCTCGGTGCTGGCCAGCAATCTGAATTCGCAGTATGACGCCGGACTCAAGGCCGACGACCGCAACCACCATCAACTGCGTACCGCCGATCTGCTGTGGGATGCCAAGTGGAACGACAGCTACAGCACGCGACTGCAGGTCAACCAGTCGAATTCGAAGTACAGCACCACGCCCAACTTCTACATGACCGAGACGACGGTGCGCAGCTATCTGTTCCAGAACGAGTACCGGCTGGGCGTACACCGCTTCACGGCATCGCTGGAGCGTCGCGAGGACGAGCTGCACAACCCTGCCACGGAGTTTGTCGGCGATCTCAAGCGCGAACGTTCGCAGAACGCCCTTGCGCTGGGCTATGGCATGAATTCCGGGGCACACACGCTGCAGGCCAATCTGCGCCGCGACAACGACAGCGAGTTCGGGGGCAAGAGCACCGGCAGCCTGTCCTACGGCTATGCGATCAACAACGAATGGCGCGTGACGGCCGCGGGCGGCACCTCCTTCCGCGCGCCCACGCTGTACCAGCGCTTCAGCGAGTACGGTGACGCATCGCTCAACCCGGAAACCGGTCGCAATGTCGAGATCGGCACGCGCTGGACGCGTGGCTCGAGCAGCGCGGGCATCGTGGCCTACCGCAACCGCGTGCGCAACCTGATCGTCTATGGTGCTCCGGGCACCTGTCCGTCGGCATTCGGCTGCTACCAGAGCGTGGGGCGCGCGGAGTACGAAGGCGTCACGCTGAGCGCGGCGCACAAGCTCGGACCGGTGTCGCTCAACGGCTCCATCGATTTCCAGAATCCGCATGACCTGGACACGGGCCGCCAGCTGGCGCGCCGCTCCAAGCGCTATGCCAAGCTGAGCGCGGACACTGCCGTCGCCGGCTGGAATGTCGGTGCCGAGATGAATGCGGCCTCGCGCCGGTATGACACCGCGTCGGGATCCAACATGCTGGGCGGCTACACCACATTCAACCTGTACGCCAACACGAGCATCGGCCGCGATTTCACGCTGCTGGCGCGCCTCGACAACCTCACCGACAAGAACTATGAGCTTGCGCGCGGCTATGCCACGCCGGGCCGGGCGTTCTATGTCGGCCTGAAGTGGGCACCGCAGTAA
- a CDS encoding FecCD family ABC transporter permease, which translates to MAGHMVSPAGNRRKAAVLLIGLLSASLLLLAVGAAVGSTGFESLRHLQDDPVARQIVMEIRLPRTVGAWLAGALLGLAGAVAQGLFRNPLADPYLLGSASGATLGGALAMVWMGVSPASASLLARMGITGVAFAGAAGAVLLTLMLARGAQHTLRLLLAGVIVGVVLGAARDLVELGSPEILQAMQAFTLGTTAFVGWSAVGLMAASWLICAATALALARALDGLTLGEATAASLGLPLAPMRAGLIAAMALATGTAVAHTGLIAFVGLAAPHLVRSMVRVTHPWHVLLSGCMGAVLLLAADVLARWLIAPQELPVGVLTAALGGTYLLWLMHRRMAGASGAGGAT; encoded by the coding sequence ATGGCGGGCCACATGGTTTCACCGGCGGGCAACCGGCGCAAGGCGGCCGTGCTGCTGATCGGTCTGCTGTCGGCCAGCCTGCTGCTGCTGGCCGTGGGGGCGGCCGTGGGCAGCACCGGGTTCGAAAGCCTGAGGCACCTGCAGGACGATCCCGTGGCGCGCCAGATCGTCATGGAAATCCGGCTACCTCGCACGGTGGGTGCATGGCTCGCGGGCGCGTTGCTGGGGCTGGCCGGCGCCGTGGCGCAGGGGCTTTTCCGCAATCCCCTGGCCGATCCCTACCTGCTGGGAAGCGCCTCCGGTGCCACCCTGGGCGGTGCCCTGGCGATGGTCTGGATGGGCGTTTCCCCAGCTTCCGCAAGCCTGCTGGCCCGCATGGGCATCACGGGTGTGGCGTTTGCAGGGGCGGCAGGTGCCGTGCTGCTCACGCTGATGCTGGCCCGGGGAGCGCAGCACACGCTGCGCCTGCTGCTGGCGGGCGTGATCGTCGGGGTGGTGCTGGGCGCCGCGCGCGATCTCGTCGAACTCGGGTCGCCCGAAATTCTGCAGGCCATGCAGGCCTTCACGCTGGGCACGACGGCCTTCGTGGGCTGGTCGGCCGTGGGGTTGATGGCTGCCAGCTGGCTGATCTGCGCAGCCACCGCGCTGGCGCTGGCGCGCGCACTCGATGGGCTGACGCTTGGCGAGGCGACCGCTGCCAGCCTGGGGCTGCCGCTTGCGCCGATGCGCGCCGGACTGATTGCCGCCATGGCGCTGGCGACCGGAACGGCCGTGGCGCACACGGGCCTGATCGCATTCGTCGGACTGGCGGCACCGCATCTTGTGCGCTCGATGGTGCGCGTCACGCATCCGTGGCATGTGCTGCTGTCGGGTTGCATGGGGGCGGTACTGCTGCTGGCTGCGGATGTGCTGGCGCGCTGGCTGATTGCGCCCCAGGAATTGCCCGTGGGCGTGCTGACGGCGGCCCTTGGCGGAACCTACCTGCTGTGGCTCATGCACCGCCGCATGGCGGGTGCATCCGGTGCGGGAGGCGCGACATGA
- the cbiB gene encoding adenosylcobinamide-phosphate synthase CbiB, whose translation MQTGGIFACALVIALLVDRFWGEPAARWHPVVWMGRALQRAGDVTAPLAPTARDMVTFWRAALCWCVLAVLCVAVAGVLQYVILQNAPWWLGCIVLGLLIKPMLAWQMLRAEVAAVETALAQSLQAGQSQLGRLVSRDVHSLSAVQVRESAIESLSENLNDSVVAPIFWLAVAGLPGLVLYRFANTADAMWGYPGMRSGRYWQWAGKWAARADDVLSWIPARITAAMLWLAAGGIGGIGWSTLVANARLTPSPNSGWPMSAMALALGVRLGKPGVYVLNERGRDAAAGDIARAEAIAGRAVICAVLAAVVWLVSMVVVKA comes from the coding sequence TTGCAGACCGGAGGCATCTTCGCCTGCGCGCTGGTGATCGCGCTGCTCGTCGACCGTTTCTGGGGCGAGCCTGCGGCGCGCTGGCATCCCGTCGTATGGATGGGGCGGGCCCTGCAGCGCGCGGGCGATGTGACCGCGCCCCTCGCACCTACCGCGCGGGACATGGTCACGTTCTGGCGCGCGGCGCTCTGCTGGTGTGTGCTGGCCGTGCTGTGCGTCGCGGTTGCGGGCGTGCTGCAGTACGTCATCTTGCAGAACGCACCCTGGTGGCTGGGCTGCATCGTGCTGGGCTTGCTGATCAAGCCCATGCTGGCGTGGCAGATGCTGCGCGCGGAAGTGGCGGCGGTGGAGACGGCGCTGGCGCAGTCGCTGCAGGCCGGGCAGTCGCAGCTGGGGCGTCTGGTGAGCCGGGATGTGCACTCCCTCAGCGCCGTGCAGGTGCGCGAAAGTGCCATCGAATCGCTTTCCGAGAACCTCAATGATTCCGTGGTCGCCCCCATTTTCTGGCTGGCCGTGGCCGGCCTGCCGGGGCTGGTCCTGTACCGCTTTGCCAACACGGCCGATGCGATGTGGGGCTATCCGGGCATGCGTTCGGGCCGCTACTGGCAGTGGGCCGGCAAGTGGGCCGCGCGCGCGGACGATGTGCTGTCATGGATTCCCGCGCGCATCACCGCGGCGATGCTGTGGCTGGCCGCGGGTGGCATAGGCGGCATCGGCTGGTCGACGCTGGTGGCCAATGCACGGTTGACACCGTCACCCAACAGCGGCTGGCCGATGTCGGCCATGGCGCTGGCCCTGGGTGTGCGCCTGGGCAAACCCGGCGTGTACGTCCTCAACGAGCGAGGCCGCGACGCGGCAGCAGGCGACATCGCGCGTGCTGAGGCGATTGCCGGGCGCGCCGTGATCTGCGCCGTTCTGGCGGCGGTGGTCTGGCTGGTGTCTATGGTGGTGGTCAAGGCATGA
- a CDS encoding aminotransferase class I/II-fold pyridoxal phosphate-dependent enzyme, translated as MEVSPHSVHGGPDARGAARHDFSTNANACGPCPMVAQAVRDVDASRYPDPRYTALRARLSEFHGVDAERIVMVASASEFMQRISALAARTGLRRVLVPRHGYGDYSRAARAWGLEIAVNESGEQEASLQWACDPASPTGRRDDALMRWDQPPAPGGIRVLDCAYVPLMLDDVPADAGLRAGAWQLWTPNKALAMTGVRAAYAIAPEQVLQEHLDALHAMSASWPVGAHGVAMLNCWVEADVQRWVQRSLETLRLWKARQLALCERMGWDVLQGSLANYFTARLPVDCDGPRLLVRLREDDIQLRDCASFGLPHCVRLGVLAPVSQAALEHHWIHGGYA; from the coding sequence ATGGAAGTTTCACCCCATTCGGTGCATGGCGGCCCCGACGCACGCGGCGCGGCGCGGCATGACTTCTCGACCAACGCCAACGCCTGCGGCCCCTGCCCGATGGTGGCCCAGGCGGTCCGTGATGTCGATGCCTCGCGCTATCCCGACCCGCGCTATACGGCGCTGCGCGCACGGCTCTCAGAGTTCCATGGCGTCGATGCGGAGCGCATCGTGATGGTGGCCAGCGCCAGCGAGTTCATGCAGCGCATCAGTGCGCTGGCGGCGCGCACGGGCCTGCGCCGCGTTCTTGTTCCCCGGCACGGCTACGGTGACTACTCGCGGGCCGCGCGCGCATGGGGGCTCGAGATTGCAGTGAACGAATCCGGCGAGCAAGAGGCGTCATTGCAATGGGCCTGCGATCCCGCAAGCCCCACGGGCCGCCGCGATGATGCGCTCATGCGCTGGGACCAGCCTCCAGCGCCGGGCGGAATCCGGGTGCTCGACTGCGCCTACGTTCCCCTGATGCTGGATGACGTGCCGGCGGATGCCGGGCTGCGCGCCGGCGCATGGCAGCTATGGACGCCGAACAAGGCCCTCGCGATGACCGGGGTGCGCGCCGCCTACGCGATCGCACCCGAGCAGGTGTTGCAGGAGCACCTGGATGCGCTGCATGCCATGTCCGCTTCCTGGCCCGTCGGTGCGCATGGCGTGGCCATGTTGAACTGCTGGGTCGAGGCCGATGTGCAGCGCTGGGTGCAGCGCTCGCTTGAAACGCTGCGGCTGTGGAAGGCCCGGCAGCTGGCCCTGTGCGAGCGCATGGGCTGGGATGTCCTGCAAGGAAGCCTTGCCAACTACTTCACCGCGCGGCTGCCCGTGGACTGCGACGGGCCGCGGCTGCTTGTGCGGCTGCGCGAGGACGATATCCAGCTGCGCGACTGCGCGTCGTTCGGGTTGCCGCATTGCGTGCGGCTCGGGGTGCTGGCACCCGTATCGCAGGCCGCACTGGAACATCACTGGATACATGGAGGTTATGCATGA
- a CDS encoding bifunctional adenosylcobinamide kinase/adenosylcobinamide-phosphate guanylyltransferase, producing MTAPRDFIAASELILGGQKSGKSRRAELLARQWLAGDPSRRASLIATGTPWDDEMRARIARHRHDRALRVPGLATLEEPLAIDALIRAHSDDRTLLIVDCLTLWLTNWLMPAKAAEERAREWPGQSATFLRSLKEASGPIILVGNEIGLGVIPMGREVRAFVDALGGLNQQVAAACSRVTLMVAGLPMCLKEEER from the coding sequence ATGACCGCTCCACGTGATTTCATTGCCGCAAGCGAGTTGATCCTGGGCGGCCAGAAGAGCGGCAAGTCGCGCCGTGCCGAGCTGCTCGCGCGGCAATGGCTTGCGGGTGATCCGTCGCGTCGTGCCAGCCTCATCGCCACGGGCACTCCCTGGGACGATGAAATGCGCGCCCGCATAGCACGCCACCGGCATGATCGCGCGCTGCGTGTTCCGGGACTTGCAACGCTGGAGGAGCCGCTGGCCATCGACGCGCTGATCCGTGCGCACTCCGATGACCGGACGCTGCTCATTGTCGACTGCCTCACGCTGTGGCTTACCAACTGGCTGATGCCGGCCAAAGCCGCAGAGGAGCGCGCGCGGGAATGGCCCGGACAATCGGCTACATTTTTGCGTTCATTGAAAGAGGCGTCCGGACCCATCATCCTGGTGGGAAACGAGATTGGTTTGGGTGTCATTCCCATGGGGCGTGAAGTGCGCGCGTTTGTCGATGCGCTCGGTGGACTCAATCAGCAGGTCGCGGCGGCATGCTCGCGCGTGACCTTGATGGTGGCCGGCCTGCCGATGTGTTTGAAGGAAGAAGAAAGATGA
- a CDS encoding DUF904 domain-containing protein, producing the protein MAPPSSQDQIAERVERLLVRYAELQRTNALLSQQVLTLTQERDSLKSRLQTVRHRMDSLLERLPDIPDTKDDAS; encoded by the coding sequence ATGGCTCCACCATCCTCCCAAGACCAGATCGCCGAGCGCGTCGAGCGCCTGTTGGTTCGCTATGCTGAACTGCAGCGCACCAACGCACTGCTGTCCCAGCAGGTTCTGACTCTGACGCAAGAGCGCGACTCCCTCAAATCCCGCCTGCAGACAGTTCGCCACCGCATGGACTCGCTGCTGGAGCGGCTTCCCGACATTCCGGATACGAAAGACGACGCCTCATGA
- a CDS encoding ABC transporter ATP-binding protein, translating into MSRSLQSVHPPLALEARNVRVQAGDREILHGIDLDIPAGRWTSIVGPNGAGKSTLLKAVSGLLRHASVDADVRLMGRPLHGIPARERARSMAWLGQNETAMEELLVHDVVMLGRLPHQAWLAPAGPADFEAVEQALHMTHAWQWRSRPLSQLSGGERQRVLLARALCVQAQLLLMDEPLANLDPPHQTDWMHIVRDLVSAGNTVVSVLHEVSIALQADDMVIMANGRVQHHGACADPATHAALEQVFENRIRVLHVDGVWVALPHWRSRAATT; encoded by the coding sequence ATGAGCCGATCCCTGCAATCCGTGCATCCGCCGCTCGCGCTCGAGGCACGCAATGTGCGCGTGCAAGCGGGTGACCGCGAGATCCTGCACGGCATCGACCTGGACATCCCGGCGGGGCGCTGGACCAGCATCGTCGGCCCGAACGGAGCGGGTAAGTCAACCTTGCTCAAGGCGGTGTCGGGCCTGCTCAGGCACGCCAGCGTCGATGCGGACGTCCGGCTCATGGGCCGTCCGCTGCACGGTATTCCCGCGCGTGAGCGTGCGAGAAGCATGGCCTGGCTCGGCCAGAACGAAACCGCGATGGAAGAGCTGCTGGTGCACGACGTCGTGATGCTCGGCCGGCTGCCGCACCAGGCCTGGCTTGCTCCTGCCGGCCCGGCGGACTTCGAGGCGGTGGAACAGGCACTGCACATGACGCATGCGTGGCAGTGGCGTTCGCGCCCGCTGTCGCAGCTCTCGGGCGGCGAGCGCCAGCGCGTGCTCCTCGCGCGGGCGCTCTGTGTGCAGGCGCAACTGCTGCTGATGGACGAGCCGCTCGCCAATCTCGACCCACCGCACCAGACCGACTGGATGCATATCGTGCGCGACCTGGTGAGCGCCGGGAACACCGTGGTCAGCGTGTTGCACGAGGTGTCGATCGCGCTGCAGGCCGACGACATGGTGATCATGGCCAACGGGCGCGTGCAGCATCATGGTGCGTGCGCCGATCCGGCCACCCATGCCGCGCTCGAGCAGGTGTTCGAGAACCGCATCCGCGTGCTGCACGTCGATGGCGTATGGGTGGCGTTGCCGCACTGGCGCTCGCGCGCGGCGACGACCTGA
- a CDS encoding ABC transporter substrate-binding protein has protein sequence MAYQVVDDRGATVEFKEAPRRIVSLLPSLTESVCALQHCERLVGVDRYSNWPESVSHLPKVGGGIDPNIEAVVALKPDLILMSTSGRGRDRLEALGYKVVALEPRQLKDAQRVLNTVGVILDVPAEQGAARTWREIEAGLEAARQSLPANARGKRVYFEVSRGPYAAGEKSFMGEILQRLGMRNVVPASLGPFPRLNPEFIVRANPDVIMIGNRSMQDAVNYPGWNTLRAVREKRVCTFDAAESDVLVRPGPRMAEAARIMARCLAEKAG, from the coding sequence ATGGCCTATCAGGTGGTGGATGACAGGGGGGCCACCGTGGAGTTCAAGGAGGCGCCGCGGCGCATCGTGAGCCTGCTGCCGTCTCTCACCGAGAGCGTATGTGCCCTTCAGCACTGCGAGCGCCTGGTCGGGGTGGACCGCTACTCGAACTGGCCCGAATCCGTCAGCCACCTGCCCAAGGTGGGTGGCGGCATCGATCCCAACATCGAGGCGGTCGTGGCGCTCAAGCCGGACCTGATCCTGATGTCCACCAGCGGCCGGGGGCGTGACCGCCTCGAGGCGCTGGGCTACAAGGTCGTGGCATTGGAGCCGCGCCAGCTCAAGGACGCGCAGCGCGTGCTGAACACGGTCGGCGTGATCCTCGACGTGCCGGCGGAGCAGGGCGCCGCACGCACGTGGCGCGAGATCGAGGCCGGCCTGGAGGCGGCACGCCAGTCACTGCCGGCCAATGCGCGGGGCAAGCGCGTGTACTTCGAGGTGAGCCGGGGGCCGTACGCGGCCGGCGAGAAGTCCTTCATGGGGGAAATCCTCCAGCGGCTCGGCATGCGCAACGTGGTGCCGGCCTCGCTGGGGCCGTTTCCCCGGCTCAACCCCGAATTCATCGTGCGGGCGAACCCCGACGTCATCATGATCGGCAACCGCAGCATGCAGGACGCCGTCAACTATCCGGGATGGAACACCTTGCGCGCGGTGCGTGAAAAGCGCGTATGCACGTTCGATGCCGCGGAATCGGACGTCCTGGTGCGCCCCGGTCCGCGCATGGCCGAAGCGGCGCGCATCATGGCACGCTGCCTTGCCGAGAAGGCCGGATGA
- the cobO gene encoding cob(I)yrinic acid a,c-diamide adenosyltransferase, whose protein sequence is MEIESAPTEKSYEKPAGERRGLLLVNTGDGKGKSTAAFGLALRAHGRGKSVKIFQFMKVPTARFGEHRMFESLGIPIEGLGDGFSWKSRDLEHSAQLARDGWERARAAILSDEHFLVVLDEITYPLIYGWLPLDQVLETLAQRPRNVHVCMTGRRCPQEIIAVADTVTEMKLIKHAFQAGIPAQRGIED, encoded by the coding sequence ATGGAAATCGAATCCGCACCCACCGAAAAATCCTACGAGAAGCCGGCCGGCGAGCGCCGGGGCCTGTTGCTGGTGAACACGGGCGACGGCAAGGGCAAGAGCACCGCCGCGTTCGGCCTGGCGCTGCGTGCGCACGGCCGTGGCAAAAGCGTGAAGATCTTCCAGTTCATGAAGGTGCCCACCGCGCGCTTCGGAGAACACCGCATGTTCGAGTCGCTCGGCATCCCGATCGAGGGGCTGGGCGACGGGTTCAGCTGGAAGAGCCGCGACCTGGAGCACTCCGCGCAACTGGCGCGCGACGGCTGGGAGCGTGCGCGCGCCGCCATCCTGTCGGACGAGCATTTTCTCGTCGTGCTCGACGAGATCACCTATCCGCTGATCTACGGCTGGCTGCCGCTGGACCAGGTGCTGGAGACGCTGGCGCAGCGCCCGCGCAACGTGCACGTCTGCATGACCGGCCGCCGCTGCCCGCAGGAGATCATCGCGGTGGCCGATACGGTCACCGAAATGAAGCTCATCAAGCACGCCTTCCAGGCGGGCATTCCCGCGCAGCGCGGCATCGAGGACTGA
- a CDS encoding cobyric acid synthase, which produces MSARCVMVLGTTSGAGKSWLTTALCRFYANQGLKVAPFKAQNMSNNARVVATIDSGFGEIGSAQYFQALAARAVPDVRMNPLLLKPEADTRSQVVLLGRVDKALSDMPWRGRSLKVWPQIAAALDALRAENDVVVIEGAGSPAEINLHASDVVNMRVARHADARCLLVTDIDRGGAFAHLYGTWALLPEEEQRLIHGFVLNKFRGDAALLAPAPQMLQERTGIPVVATIPMQWNHGLPEEDGVFDDRAQGTAGAVHTRVAVIAYPRISNLDEFQPLKNVSGVRLNWARSPADVEGADWIVLPGSKATAADLAWLRAQGLDSAIARHAAAGGRVLGVCGGLQMLGEALIDTVGVDGNAAGLGLLPLVTSFEENKTVQLTDTQFGALHGPWQSLSGTLVRGYEIHHGQTAPHPAMAAAGDVAHAVIPGIAWQNGAGNVLGLYLHGMFEDARVLQALFAEHALTLDAVFERMAQGVAEWFDPEVLAL; this is translated from the coding sequence ATGAGCGCACGATGCGTCATGGTTCTCGGCACGACGAGCGGGGCAGGAAAAAGCTGGCTCACGACGGCGCTGTGCCGCTTCTACGCCAACCAGGGGTTGAAGGTGGCGCCGTTCAAGGCCCAGAACATGAGCAACAACGCACGCGTCGTTGCCACCATCGACTCCGGGTTCGGCGAGATCGGCAGCGCGCAGTATTTCCAGGCGCTCGCCGCACGCGCCGTTCCCGACGTACGCATGAATCCGCTGCTGCTCAAGCCCGAGGCGGATACGCGCAGCCAGGTGGTGCTGCTCGGCCGCGTGGACAAGGCGCTTTCCGACATGCCCTGGCGCGGGCGCAGCCTCAAGGTCTGGCCGCAGATCGCCGCTGCGCTGGATGCGCTGCGTGCAGAGAATGACGTGGTCGTCATCGAGGGAGCGGGCTCTCCGGCGGAGATCAACCTGCACGCAAGCGATGTGGTGAACATGCGCGTGGCGCGGCATGCGGACGCACGCTGCCTGCTGGTGACAGACATCGACCGCGGCGGCGCATTCGCACACCTGTACGGAACCTGGGCCCTGCTGCCCGAGGAGGAGCAGCGGCTGATCCACGGCTTCGTTCTGAACAAGTTCCGCGGCGATGCCGCATTGCTGGCACCCGCGCCGCAAATGCTGCAGGAGCGCACGGGCATTCCGGTGGTCGCGACCATTCCGATGCAGTGGAACCACGGGTTGCCCGAGGAGGACGGGGTGTTCGACGACCGCGCGCAGGGGACAGCTGGCGCGGTGCATACGCGCGTGGCCGTGATCGCGTATCCGCGCATCAGCAACCTGGATGAGTTCCAGCCTCTCAAGAACGTATCCGGCGTCCGCCTGAACTGGGCGCGCAGTCCCGCCGACGTGGAGGGTGCGGACTGGATCGTCCTGCCGGGCTCCAAGGCCACGGCCGCCGACCTGGCCTGGCTTCGGGCTCAGGGGCTGGACAGTGCCATCGCGAGGCATGCGGCCGCCGGAGGTCGCGTGCTGGGTGTCTGCGGCGGCCTGCAGATGCTCGGAGAGGCATTGATCGACACCGTCGGCGTGGACGGCAACGCGGCGGGGCTCGGGCTGCTGCCCCTGGTCACGAGTTTCGAGGAAAACAAGACCGTGCAACTGACCGACACGCAATTCGGCGCGTTGCACGGGCCATGGCAGTCGCTGTCGGGAACGCTTGTGCGCGGCTACGAAATCCATCATGGGCAGACCGCGCCGCATCCGGCGATGGCCGCTGCCGGCGATGTGGCGCATGCCGTGATTCCGGGCATTGCCTGGCAGAACGGCGCGGGCAACGTGCTGGGGCTGTACCTGCACGGCATGTTCGAGGATGCGCGCGTGCTGCAGGCGCTGTTCGCGGAACATGCGCTGACGCTCGATGCGGTGTTCGAGCGCATGGCGCAAGGGGTGGCCGAATGGTTTGACCCCGAGGTGCTGGCGCTGTGA